The following proteins are encoded in a genomic region of Pseudodesulfovibrio mercurii:
- a CDS encoding EAL and HDOD domain-containing protein, with protein MTDEKTYESVFVARQPILDTQNDTWGYMMLFRDSAEADHAVFTDNSEATMSLVANLPLCDMPKSAKTRFLIHFTPEAVVRGIPHAIPWDNTVIILEEIADPDEALIVALGDLMLDGYELAINNFEGRPGCERLAELADTLLIDVEGKDQAELEAIVTRGKKFGVTRMVAKKVENSVDLAKVRNAGFHLFHGFFFKRPETESGRKINSARATRLKLFEIIEKEEPNFDALAPAIEADVAISYRLLNFLNSANFSFATKVTSIKQAVVLTGWKPIRNWLRLIILTDLTPSEKTLELAYISAHRAKLFETAALGSGYEDDSDTLFIVGLFSLLDAMLDTDMKEITHHLPVDDEVKATLCGKKTRYTPWLDLAKAIEASDWDEVGKRAAALNLLPGTVAVSYQHAFTWADAFFSSKPGA; from the coding sequence ATGACCGACGAGAAGACCTACGAATCCGTCTTCGTGGCCAGACAGCCCATTCTCGATACCCAGAACGACACCTGGGGCTACATGATGCTCTTCCGCGACAGCGCGGAGGCGGACCACGCCGTGTTCACCGACAATTCCGAGGCGACCATGAGCCTGGTGGCGAACCTGCCCCTGTGCGACATGCCCAAGAGCGCCAAGACCCGGTTCCTGATCCACTTCACCCCCGAGGCCGTGGTCCGGGGCATCCCCCACGCCATCCCGTGGGACAACACGGTCATCATCCTCGAGGAGATCGCGGACCCGGACGAGGCCCTGATCGTGGCCCTGGGCGACCTGATGCTCGACGGCTACGAGCTGGCCATCAACAACTTCGAGGGCAGGCCCGGCTGCGAGCGGCTGGCCGAGCTGGCCGACACCCTGCTCATCGACGTGGAGGGCAAGGACCAGGCCGAACTCGAGGCCATCGTCACCCGCGGCAAGAAGTTCGGCGTGACCCGCATGGTCGCCAAGAAGGTGGAGAACTCCGTTGACCTGGCCAAGGTCAGGAACGCGGGCTTCCACCTGTTCCACGGCTTCTTCTTCAAGCGGCCCGAGACCGAGTCCGGGCGCAAGATCAACTCGGCCAGGGCCACCCGGCTCAAGCTCTTCGAGATCATCGAGAAGGAGGAGCCCAACTTCGACGCCCTGGCCCCGGCCATCGAGGCGGACGTGGCCATCAGCTACCGGCTGCTCAACTTCCTCAACTCCGCCAACTTCAGCTTCGCCACCAAGGTGACCTCCATCAAGCAGGCCGTGGTCCTGACCGGGTGGAAGCCCATCCGCAACTGGCTGCGGCTGATCATCCTGACCGACCTGACCCCGTCGGAAAAGACCCTGGAGCTGGCCTACATCTCGGCCCACCGGGCCAAGCTCTTCGAGACCGCCGCCCTGGGCAGCGGCTACGAGGACGACTCCGACACCCTGTTCATCGTCGGCCTCTTCTCCCTGCTGGACGCCATGCTCGACACGGACATGAAGGAGATCACCCACCACCTGCCCGTGGACGACGAGGTCAAGGCCACCCTGTGCGGCAAGAAGACCCGCTACACCCCGTGGCTCGACCTGGCCAAGGCCATCGAGGCCTCGGACTGGGACGAGGTGGGCA